The Nocardioides plantarum genome includes a region encoding these proteins:
- a CDS encoding polyprenyl synthetase family protein translates to MDVDRLLDGVRERLRTPPSCGVARVDLVVLDALRPGKLLRPDLVVRSAAAALSEPRHAPELDDHVVSGALAVELLHVATLVHDDIIDAAPLRRGRPSVVAAAGTGTAIVVGDLLLARGAAAAADSSVAAAGVWAGALEQMAAGQLREEDLAAAPSVAAHADYIALKTAALFRASAEIGALAVGADPVVVDAHGRFGHHFGMAFQHVDDLLDTIGDPAHLGKPVGADRANGVPTAVALVGQGLSSEVTALVVDEIAAAGAAVERSPGGVALLQWAADALQRALLTALDDDGRQQAAPLVAALDDAVRGRAGLETARPV, encoded by the coding sequence GTGGACGTCGACCGGCTGCTCGACGGGGTGCGGGAGCGGCTGCGTACGCCGCCCTCGTGCGGGGTCGCGCGGGTCGACCTGGTGGTCCTCGACGCGTTGCGGCCGGGCAAGCTGCTGCGACCCGACCTGGTGGTCCGCAGCGCGGCCGCGGCCCTCTCCGAGCCCCGGCACGCCCCCGAGCTCGACGACCATGTCGTGTCCGGTGCGCTCGCCGTCGAGCTGCTCCACGTCGCGACGCTCGTGCACGACGACATCATCGACGCGGCTCCGCTGCGTCGGGGGAGGCCCTCGGTCGTCGCCGCCGCCGGCACCGGCACCGCGATCGTCGTCGGCGACCTGCTGCTCGCCCGGGGCGCGGCGGCTGCGGCCGACTCCTCCGTGGCGGCCGCCGGGGTGTGGGCCGGCGCGCTGGAGCAGATGGCCGCCGGGCAGCTGCGCGAGGAGGACCTGGCCGCCGCGCCGTCGGTGGCGGCCCACGCCGACTACATCGCGCTCAAGACGGCCGCCCTGTTCCGCGCCAGTGCCGAGATCGGTGCTCTCGCCGTGGGTGCCGACCCCGTGGTGGTCGACGCGCACGGCCGGTTCGGGCACCACTTCGGGATGGCCTTCCAGCACGTGGACGACCTCCTCGACACCATCGGCGACCCGGCGCACCTGGGCAAGCCCGTGGGGGCCGACCGCGCCAACGGCGTGCCCACCGCGGTCGCCCTGGTGGGGCAGGGGCTCTCGTCGGAGGTGACCGCCCTCGTGGTCGACGAGATCGCCGCCGCGGGCGCCGCGGTGGAGCGCAGCCCGGGCGGGGTCGCGCTGCTCCAGTGGGCCGCGGACGCCCTGCAGCGGGCGCTGCTCACCGCGCTCGACGACGACGGTCGCCAGCAGGCCGCACCCCTGGTCGCCGCGCTCGATGACGCCGTACGGGGTCGTGCGGGGCTGGAGACCGCCCGGCCCGTGTGA
- a CDS encoding alkaline phosphatase family protein, whose translation MDKLLVVDVVGLTPALLEHMPRLKRLAAGGSQAVLEPVLPAVTCSVQSTLLTGLTPAEHGIVGNGWYFRDLGEIFLWRQHNRLVQGEKVWETIRHQVPGYTVANVCWWYAMGATTDWTVTPRPIYYADGKKAPDAYTRPPELHDELVGELGEFPLFQYWGPTASIRSSEWIVGAARRLLSRADLTLAYLPHLDYDLQRFGPDAPEARQAARDVDDALAPLLDDAAALGARVVVLSEYGITKADTPVDVNRALRTAGLLEVYTQDGMEYLDPWVSRAFAVADHQLAHVYVADPADLEQVRALCAALPGVDRVLDREGQAEFGLDHERSGELVLVADPTAWFTYYYWDDDERAPDFARGVEIHRKPGYDPAELFFDPEDKLVKAKAALTLARKAAGLRYAMKVVPLDPAPVRGTHGRLPERDADAPMVICDQPGVLGERIAATAVRDLLIDLVNLGADASAPSSVS comes from the coding sequence ATGGACAAGCTGCTCGTCGTCGACGTCGTCGGTCTCACCCCTGCCCTGCTCGAGCACATGCCCCGGCTCAAGCGACTCGCCGCGGGCGGGTCCCAGGCGGTCCTCGAGCCGGTCCTGCCGGCGGTGACCTGCAGCGTGCAGTCGACGCTGCTGACCGGGCTCACCCCGGCCGAGCACGGCATCGTCGGCAACGGCTGGTACTTCCGCGACCTGGGCGAGATCTTCCTGTGGCGCCAGCACAACCGCCTGGTGCAGGGCGAGAAGGTCTGGGAGACCATCCGCCACCAGGTGCCCGGCTACACGGTGGCCAACGTGTGCTGGTGGTACGCCATGGGCGCCACCACCGACTGGACGGTCACCCCCCGGCCGATCTACTACGCCGACGGCAAGAAGGCCCCCGACGCCTACACGCGCCCGCCCGAGCTGCACGACGAGCTGGTCGGCGAGCTGGGCGAGTTCCCGCTGTTCCAGTACTGGGGACCCACGGCCTCGATCCGGTCCTCGGAGTGGATCGTCGGCGCGGCGCGCCGGCTGCTGTCGCGCGCCGACCTGACGCTGGCCTACCTGCCCCACCTCGACTACGACCTGCAGCGGTTCGGCCCCGACGCCCCGGAGGCCCGGCAGGCCGCGCGCGACGTCGACGACGCCCTCGCGCCGCTGCTCGACGACGCGGCCGCGCTCGGGGCGCGGGTCGTCGTGCTGTCGGAGTACGGCATCACCAAGGCCGACACCCCCGTCGACGTCAACCGGGCGCTGCGCACCGCCGGCCTGCTCGAGGTCTACACCCAGGACGGCATGGAGTACCTCGACCCCTGGGTGTCGCGCGCGTTCGCCGTGGCCGACCACCAGCTCGCCCACGTCTACGTCGCCGACCCGGCCGACCTCGAGCAGGTCCGCGCGCTGTGCGCCGCCCTGCCGGGGGTCGACCGGGTGCTCGACCGCGAGGGGCAGGCCGAGTTCGGCCTCGACCACGAGCGCTCCGGCGAGCTCGTCCTGGTCGCCGACCCGACGGCGTGGTTCACCTACTACTACTGGGACGACGACGAGCGCGCCCCCGACTTCGCGCGGGGCGTCGAGATCCACCGCAAGCCCGGCTACGACCCCGCCGAGCTCTTCTTCGACCCCGAGGACAAGCTGGTCAAGGCCAAGGCCGCGCTGACCCTGGCCCGCAAGGCCGCGGGCCTGCGCTACGCGATGAAGGTCGTCCCGCTCGACCCGGCCCCGGTGCGCGGCACCCACGGCCGGCTCCCTGAGCGTGACGCCGACGCCCCGATGGTCATCTGCGACCAGCCCGGTGTGCTGGGGGAGCGGATCGCCGCGACCGCCGTGCGCGACCTGCTGATCGACCTCGTCAACCTCGGCGCGGACGCGTCGGCCCCCTCGTCGGTGTCGTAG
- the eboE gene encoding metabolite traffic protein EboE → MRLRHRDGTVVHLGYGTNVLPAEDVDGLVAQAVGMGGAIRRVLDAGSDGAPTGGVVGLGLWLPAAAAHRLAADPAGVRRVREQLAEHSVEVVTVNAFPYASFQDPVVKHAVYHPTWAERERLDYTLAAARVLGGLLPDDADHGSISTLPLAWQTPWSAADQQQAEGHLAELASGLARLADETGRRVVVGVEPEPGCVVETVEQAVEHLAAVDRDWIGICLDLCHLAVGFDDATHALALLGDAGLRVVKAQPASALVVDDPADAATRSALSSYAEDRFLHQVRQARPDGAVAARDDLPEALDGADPLDTDAPWRVHFHVPVHADPQAPLRTGREELRASLAALLGGPTAHVAHLEVETYTWSVLPGGGPADDDALAAGLAAELAWVHAELVGLGLTPL, encoded by the coding sequence ATGCGGCTGCGCCACCGCGACGGCACGGTGGTCCACCTGGGCTACGGCACCAACGTGCTGCCCGCCGAGGACGTCGACGGCCTGGTCGCGCAGGCCGTCGGGATGGGCGGGGCGATCCGTCGCGTCCTGGACGCCGGGTCCGACGGCGCGCCGACCGGCGGCGTCGTGGGCCTCGGCCTGTGGCTGCCCGCTGCCGCCGCGCACCGGCTCGCGGCGGACCCCGCCGGCGTACGCCGGGTGCGCGAGCAGCTGGCCGAGCACAGCGTCGAGGTGGTCACGGTCAACGCGTTCCCCTACGCCTCCTTCCAGGACCCCGTCGTCAAGCACGCCGTCTACCACCCGACCTGGGCCGAGCGCGAGCGCCTCGACTACACGCTGGCCGCGGCACGCGTGCTGGGCGGGCTGCTCCCCGACGACGCCGACCACGGGTCGATCTCGACGCTGCCGCTGGCCTGGCAGACGCCGTGGTCCGCGGCCGACCAGCAGCAGGCCGAGGGCCACCTCGCCGAGCTCGCCTCCGGCCTGGCCCGCCTCGCCGACGAGACCGGCCGCCGGGTCGTCGTCGGTGTCGAGCCCGAGCCCGGCTGCGTCGTCGAGACCGTCGAGCAGGCCGTCGAGCACCTCGCCGCGGTCGACCGCGACTGGATCGGCATCTGCCTCGACCTGTGCCACCTCGCCGTCGGCTTCGACGACGCCACCCACGCCCTCGCCCTGCTCGGCGACGCCGGGCTGCGCGTGGTCAAGGCCCAGCCGGCCTCGGCCCTGGTGGTCGACGACCCGGCCGACGCGGCCACGCGCTCCGCGCTCTCGTCGTACGCCGAGGACCGCTTCCTCCACCAGGTGCGCCAGGCCCGGCCCGACGGGGCGGTCGCGGCTCGCGACGACCTGCCCGAGGCCCTCGACGGAGCCGACCCGCTCGACACCGACGCCCCCTGGCGCGTGCACTTCCACGTGCCGGTGCACGCCGACCCCCAGGCGCCCCTGCGCACCGGGCGCGAGGAGCTGCGGGCCTCGCTGGCCGCCCTGCTCGGCGGACCCACCGCCCACGTCGCCCACCTCGAGGTCGAGACCTACACGTGGTCGGTCCTGCCCGGTGGCGGACCGGCCGACGACGACGCCCTCGCGGCCGGCCTGGCCGCCGAGCTCGCGTGGGTCCACGCCGAGCTCGTCGGCCTCGGTCTCACCCCCCTCTGA
- a CDS encoding TatD family hydrolase, whose amino-acid sequence MRIFDPHIHMTSRTTDDYERMYAAGVRALVEPAFWLGQPRTSVGSFTDYFDGLIGWERFRAAQFGIAHHCTIALNPKEANDPRCLEVLDVLPRYLAKDGVVAVGEIGFDSMTDAEEHAFSAQLALAVEFELPAMVHTPHRDKEGGTRRTLELVEESGLAPGMVVVDHLNELTVGPVEASGCWMGFSIYPDTKMDPQRMVRILQDHGPDRVLVNSAADWGRSDPLLTLATGEAMLAAGFTDDDVDRVLWRNPVEFFAQSGRLLLPDDTGATDTTTPDLTQTFEGNSVLRGERVT is encoded by the coding sequence ATGCGCATCTTCGACCCGCACATCCACATGACGTCACGCACGACCGACGACTACGAGCGCATGTACGCCGCCGGCGTGCGCGCCCTGGTCGAGCCGGCCTTCTGGCTCGGGCAGCCGCGCACCAGCGTCGGCTCGTTCACCGACTACTTCGACGGCCTCATCGGCTGGGAGCGGTTCCGGGCCGCGCAGTTCGGCATCGCCCACCACTGCACGATCGCGCTCAACCCCAAGGAGGCCAACGACCCCCGCTGCCTCGAGGTCCTCGACGTCCTGCCGCGCTACCTCGCCAAGGACGGCGTCGTCGCGGTCGGCGAGATCGGCTTCGACTCGATGACCGACGCCGAGGAGCACGCCTTCAGCGCCCAGCTGGCGCTGGCCGTCGAGTTCGAGCTGCCGGCGATGGTGCACACCCCCCACCGCGACAAGGAGGGCGGCACCCGACGCACGCTCGAGCTGGTCGAGGAGTCCGGGCTCGCCCCGGGGATGGTCGTCGTCGACCACCTCAACGAGCTGACCGTCGGCCCCGTCGAGGCCAGCGGCTGCTGGATGGGCTTCTCGATCTACCCCGACACCAAGATGGACCCCCAGCGCATGGTGCGCATCCTGCAGGACCACGGGCCCGACCGGGTGCTGGTCAACTCCGCGGCCGACTGGGGGCGCAGCGACCCGCTGCTGACCCTGGCGACCGGCGAGGCGATGCTCGCGGCCGGGTTCACCGACGACGACGTCGACCGGGTGCTGTGGCGCAACCCCGTCGAGTTCTTCGCCCAGTCCGGACGGCTGCTGCTGCCCGACGACACCGGCGCCACCGACACGACCACGCCCGACCTGACCCAGACCTTCGAGGGCAACTCCGTCCTGCGCGGCGAGCGGGTCACCTGA